One genomic window of Polyangiaceae bacterium includes the following:
- a CDS encoding zinc-ribbon domain-containing protein, translated as MKITCPSCSAKYSIADEKVADRLAKIRCRKCGTTIVIDGKVDPANVYAADAAPDGADAPSDADSGPAPGEYSVDFGDNDQRSMSLDQLVAAYNAGEITADTYIWADGMDDWRPLGEVDSVVSALHAGSAAPAASAPLVSAPSSPFDTGASASPWANESPKAAASAGTADLFGGFDSAGSEEDVTTSAPPDEARAAAPAAAAATGARNESSVLFSLSALTSAAEQAPAGGGGGGGLLGGGGPSNSSVKEDSGLIDLKALTSQSSTDKPAENPLMGSSPLGFGAPLGLGAPLGGGMEPTVAPSAAPAPQAKSRSGIYIGGGIALAALVIAGAIVFASGGSKETPAAPAAQPATTAENTAKPEETAAPAPTPTVTAEAPATGTAEAEKEAPKEEPTAAAAAAPASKPASGGAVAAKPKPASTAASKPATTSTPAATSKPAATSKPATKPKKPCNCPAGDLMCAMRCRAG; from the coding sequence GTGAAGATCACCTGTCCCTCCTGTAGCGCGAAGTACTCAATCGCCGACGAGAAGGTCGCGGACCGACTAGCCAAGATCCGCTGCCGAAAGTGCGGGACGACCATCGTGATCGACGGCAAGGTCGACCCCGCGAACGTCTACGCAGCAGACGCCGCCCCAGATGGCGCGGACGCTCCCTCCGATGCCGACTCGGGTCCCGCACCCGGGGAGTACTCGGTCGACTTTGGTGACAACGACCAGCGCAGCATGAGCCTCGACCAGCTGGTCGCCGCTTACAATGCCGGCGAAATCACCGCGGACACGTACATCTGGGCAGACGGAATGGACGACTGGCGTCCGCTCGGCGAAGTGGACAGCGTGGTGAGCGCGCTCCACGCCGGTTCGGCTGCACCTGCAGCGTCGGCGCCCTTGGTCAGCGCACCAAGCAGCCCCTTCGACACCGGCGCGAGCGCCAGCCCCTGGGCGAACGAAAGCCCCAAGGCGGCCGCTTCCGCAGGGACTGCAGACCTATTCGGCGGCTTCGACTCGGCGGGTAGCGAAGAGGATGTCACGACCAGCGCACCGCCGGACGAGGCCCGCGCTGCAGCGCCCGCCGCAGCCGCGGCGACTGGCGCACGCAACGAGTCAAGCGTGCTGTTCTCACTCAGCGCTCTCACCTCGGCTGCCGAACAGGCGCCGGCTGGTGGTGGCGGTGGTGGTGGCCTGTTGGGCGGCGGTGGGCCATCGAATTCCTCCGTGAAGGAAGACTCGGGCCTGATCGACCTCAAGGCGCTCACCTCGCAGTCCTCAACGGACAAGCCCGCAGAGAACCCCCTGATGGGTTCGTCGCCGCTTGGCTTCGGAGCTCCGCTCGGCCTCGGTGCTCCCCTGGGTGGCGGCATGGAGCCGACGGTGGCGCCCAGCGCCGCTCCAGCACCTCAGGCGAAGAGCCGTAGCGGGATCTACATCGGCGGCGGCATCGCGCTCGCGGCGTTGGTGATCGCGGGCGCCATCGTGTTCGCTTCCGGTGGCAGCAAGGAAACCCCTGCCGCGCCCGCTGCGCAGCCTGCGACGACCGCGGAGAACACCGCAAAGCCGGAGGAGACGGCAGCCCCCGCGCCCACTCCCACGGTCACGGCCGAAGCACCCGCGACGGGTACTGCAGAGGCCGAGAAGGAAGCTCCGAAGGAGGAACCAACTGCTGCAGCCGCTGCAGCCCCGGCGTCCAAGCCTGCATCAGGTGGCGCAGTGGCCGCCAAGCCCAAGCCCGCCTCGACGGCCGCAAGCAAGCCGGCGACCACCAGTACGCCGGCCGCTACCAGCAAGCCGGCCGCTACCAGCAAACCCGCGACCAAGCCGAAGAAGCCTTGCAACTGCCCGGCTGGCGACCTGATGTGCGCCATGCGCTGCCGCGCTGGTTGA
- a CDS encoding aldehyde dehydrogenase family protein — MTIKLVEPEASGSSQNRRHGERRLNFGGVWTYEPAPESPDHVRLQDRYELFIDGKWQAPKSGKYYTSINPATEAPIAEVAHAGEADVELAVTAARAAFEGEWSSLRPIERGKYLFRIARVLQERAREFAIVESMDGGKPIKESRDFDLPQASNFFFYCAGWADKLQYAFNGRSVSPLGVAGQVIPWNFPLLMAAWKIAPALACGNTVVLKPAETTPLTALLLAKVIEEAELPPGVVNILSGFGDTGAALVKHPGIDKVAFTGSTAVGKQIQKVLAGTGKRMTMELGGKAANIVFADAALDQAVEGIINGIYFNQGHVCCAGSRLLVEESIHDQLIDKLKDRMQSLRLGDPLDKNTDVGAINSKAQLERIKHLVDAGEAEGAERFSIQCDLPEKGYFFPPTVFTGVSQSSRIAQEEIFGPVLSVLTFRTEAEALDKANNTFYGLSAGIWSNKGARLFDIATKLEAGVIWGNTYNQFDATSPFGGYKESGFGREGGRHGLAAYLNID; from the coding sequence ATGACAATCAAGCTAGTCGAGCCCGAAGCATCGGGCAGCTCTCAGAACCGCCGCCACGGCGAGCGCCGCCTCAACTTTGGAGGTGTTTGGACCTACGAGCCGGCGCCGGAATCTCCCGATCACGTGCGGCTGCAGGACCGCTACGAGCTGTTCATCGACGGCAAGTGGCAGGCGCCGAAGTCCGGCAAGTATTACACGAGCATCAACCCCGCCACGGAGGCTCCGATTGCCGAGGTCGCCCACGCCGGGGAGGCTGACGTCGAGCTAGCCGTCACGGCCGCCCGAGCGGCGTTCGAAGGCGAATGGAGTAGCCTCCGGCCCATCGAGCGCGGCAAGTACTTGTTCCGCATCGCGCGAGTGCTGCAAGAGCGTGCGCGTGAGTTCGCGATCGTGGAGTCGATGGACGGCGGCAAGCCAATCAAGGAGAGCCGCGACTTCGACCTGCCTCAGGCGAGCAACTTCTTCTTCTACTGCGCGGGCTGGGCAGACAAGCTGCAGTACGCGTTCAATGGCCGCAGCGTCTCGCCGCTGGGCGTCGCCGGGCAGGTGATCCCCTGGAACTTCCCGCTGTTGATGGCCGCGTGGAAGATCGCTCCGGCGCTTGCGTGCGGAAACACAGTCGTGCTCAAGCCGGCGGAGACCACTCCGCTGACGGCGCTCTTGCTCGCAAAGGTGATTGAAGAGGCCGAGCTGCCTCCCGGCGTCGTGAACATCCTCAGCGGCTTCGGAGACACCGGCGCCGCGCTGGTGAAGCACCCGGGCATCGACAAGGTGGCTTTCACCGGCTCCACCGCGGTTGGCAAGCAGATCCAGAAGGTGCTCGCGGGCACCGGCAAGCGCATGACGATGGAGCTTGGCGGCAAGGCGGCGAACATTGTCTTCGCCGATGCGGCGCTCGATCAAGCCGTGGAAGGCATCATCAACGGGATCTACTTCAACCAAGGTCATGTGTGCTGCGCTGGGTCGCGACTGCTCGTCGAGGAGTCGATTCACGACCAGCTGATCGACAAGCTCAAGGATCGCATGCAGTCGCTGCGTCTCGGGGACCCGCTGGACAAGAACACCGACGTCGGCGCCATCAACTCCAAGGCTCAGCTCGAGCGCATCAAGCACCTGGTCGACGCTGGTGAAGCTGAAGGCGCCGAGCGCTTCAGCATCCAGTGCGATCTGCCGGAGAAGGGTTACTTCTTCCCGCCTACCGTGTTCACCGGGGTTTCTCAGTCGAGCCGCATCGCGCAGGAAGAAATCTTTGGACCGGTGCTCAGCGTGCTGACCTTCCGTACGGAAGCTGAAGCGCTAGACAAGGCCAACAACACCTTCTACGGCCTATCCGCAGGGATCTGGTCCAATAAGGGCGCGCGCCTGTTCGACATCGCCACCAAGCTCGAAGCTGGCGTGATCTGGGGCAACACCTACAACCAATTCGACGCCACGAGTCCCTTCGGCGGCTACAAAGAGAGCGGTTTCGGCCGCGAAGGCGGCCGCCACGGGTTGGCCGCGTACCTCAACATCGACTGA
- a CDS encoding HEAT repeat domain-containing protein: protein MRSRLTRLAAVAGLGLLLWARPEPAGAFVWPNTAERVEQDLEKPELALRRRAATRLLELPDAVGRRLTLKALKDEDNEVRLLAAQAALELEPKGAGELVAGWLNDAEKRVRLVACEVLAISPSKNAIMPLGRVLGDPDPGVRVAAARALGASAEKDAVMPLLGHLDDKHPDVREAVIEALTELGDARAVAPIIGKIQDSRGPVRIAAAGALGRFGDKRAVSALILALRDTEREVRIKALESLGALKAQDATLAIVEALLDQQDVRVAAVNALSRVGGERALDALMDQLAQSADQRSVIQALARMGDAATAKLVQCLTGQTNRTLTNGCAAALVESKGAKSDQVIVDALRRGVVDARVGMLGLAELKSPLGLPVVLAFLSDDEPVVRRAAIDAAGKLLDPGKPDGRAVGPIREALQAARDHKHERRALVALLGRTGSARAAQVLLPLARKSDDLGLRVAAIESLGMLGPAKADSVLIDALRDEHGSVRLASAVALSRVASGKSASKLLEQFDKGAEQDRGALALALGGALEHTKDARVLERAFSTLARTRGAERDALLEALGRNTLPNTTQRLVKLTRGAAAVDRAKLAEVLSRHPKARQALLELAKDPDAAVRANAVWSLGGVAESGDAGAVWKAVADSDPAVAANATAAYARLAKRTKSDAKPKLCGVLSDARAYVRANALAGLRLLGQRCPGEPERALLRDDASDVVRSKAANLLYDVQPSAEDRRALVLCESSDPSSQVAVACEEAAEPIPSTEEPVTVFVVPLGQTKPAARAPFTLIRADGLLRTGLSDRRGAVHEFAAPRGYIELGVPVALVK from the coding sequence ATGAGGAGTCGGCTCACCCGTCTCGCCGCTGTTGCGGGCCTTGGCCTTCTGCTCTGGGCTCGTCCGGAGCCAGCCGGCGCTTTTGTCTGGCCCAACACCGCGGAGCGTGTGGAGCAAGACCTGGAGAAGCCGGAGCTCGCCCTGCGCCGACGTGCGGCGACCCGACTGCTCGAGCTCCCCGACGCCGTGGGGAGACGTCTCACGCTCAAGGCGCTCAAAGACGAAGACAACGAAGTGCGCTTGCTGGCTGCTCAGGCTGCGTTGGAGCTGGAGCCCAAAGGTGCGGGTGAGCTCGTCGCTGGGTGGCTGAACGACGCGGAGAAGCGCGTGCGCCTCGTGGCTTGCGAGGTGCTCGCGATCTCTCCCTCCAAGAACGCCATCATGCCGCTTGGGCGCGTGCTGGGTGATCCGGATCCGGGGGTGAGGGTAGCCGCTGCTCGCGCCCTGGGTGCTTCCGCAGAGAAAGACGCCGTGATGCCCTTGCTTGGGCACCTGGACGACAAGCACCCCGACGTTCGCGAGGCAGTGATCGAAGCGTTGACGGAGCTGGGGGACGCGCGCGCCGTCGCACCGATCATCGGCAAGATCCAGGACAGCCGTGGACCAGTGCGAATAGCTGCGGCGGGTGCTCTTGGACGCTTTGGGGACAAGCGCGCGGTGAGCGCGTTGATCCTCGCCTTGAGGGACACGGAGCGCGAGGTACGCATCAAGGCGCTGGAGTCGCTCGGGGCGCTCAAGGCGCAGGACGCGACCCTCGCCATCGTGGAGGCCCTGTTGGATCAGCAAGACGTGCGAGTCGCCGCGGTCAACGCGCTGTCGCGAGTCGGGGGCGAGCGCGCGTTGGACGCGTTGATGGACCAGCTCGCCCAGAGCGCCGATCAGCGCAGCGTGATTCAGGCTCTCGCGCGTATGGGGGATGCCGCGACCGCCAAGCTCGTCCAATGCCTAACGGGACAGACCAACCGGACGCTGACGAATGGCTGTGCAGCGGCCTTGGTCGAGAGCAAAGGCGCCAAGAGCGATCAGGTGATCGTCGACGCGCTTCGCAGGGGCGTGGTCGATGCGCGTGTGGGCATGCTCGGGTTGGCTGAGCTCAAGAGTCCGCTGGGTTTGCCAGTCGTGTTGGCGTTCCTATCCGACGACGAACCCGTGGTGCGCCGGGCCGCGATTGATGCAGCGGGCAAGCTCCTGGATCCTGGCAAGCCTGATGGTCGTGCCGTGGGTCCGATCCGCGAAGCGCTGCAGGCAGCGCGGGATCACAAGCACGAGCGCCGCGCCCTGGTCGCGCTACTTGGACGCACCGGCTCCGCTCGAGCGGCACAAGTGCTGCTGCCCCTCGCGCGTAAGTCGGACGACTTGGGCTTGCGCGTGGCGGCGATCGAGAGCCTCGGGATGCTTGGTCCGGCCAAAGCGGACAGCGTACTGATCGACGCCCTGAGGGATGAGCACGGCTCCGTCCGCCTCGCCTCCGCGGTGGCGTTGAGTCGTGTTGCCTCAGGGAAAAGCGCTTCTAAGCTGCTTGAACAGTTCGACAAGGGCGCCGAGCAGGATCGCGGCGCCCTCGCGTTGGCTCTCGGAGGGGCGCTCGAGCACACCAAGGACGCACGAGTGCTCGAACGGGCCTTCTCCACCTTAGCGCGGACCCGGGGAGCGGAGCGCGACGCGCTGCTCGAGGCGCTAGGGCGGAACACATTGCCGAACACCACGCAGCGCCTCGTCAAGCTCACCCGAGGCGCCGCCGCGGTGGATCGGGCGAAACTGGCAGAGGTACTCAGCCGGCACCCAAAGGCTCGGCAGGCGTTGCTAGAGCTGGCGAAGGACCCGGATGCAGCGGTGAGAGCCAACGCCGTTTGGTCCCTGGGTGGCGTCGCAGAGAGCGGAGACGCCGGCGCGGTGTGGAAGGCCGTAGCGGATTCGGATCCCGCGGTGGCCGCGAACGCCACGGCTGCCTACGCCCGTCTGGCCAAGCGCACGAAGAGCGACGCCAAGCCGAAGCTGTGCGGCGTGCTCAGCGATGCGCGCGCCTATGTGAGGGCCAACGCGCTGGCCGGGCTGCGCCTGCTCGGGCAGCGCTGCCCAGGCGAGCCTGAGCGCGCGCTACTGCGAGACGACGCCTCGGACGTGGTCCGCTCCAAGGCTGCAAACCTGCTCTACGATGTCCAACCGTCCGCGGAAGATCGTCGCGCGCTGGTGCTCTGCGAGAGCAGCGATCCGAGCAGTCAGGTCGCCGTTGCCTGTGAGGAAGCGGCAGAGCCCATCCCGTCGACAGAGGAGCCGGTGACGGTGTTCGTGGTGCCCCTGGGGCAAACGAAACCGGCGGCACGCGCGCCCTTCACCCTGATCCGCGCGGATGGCCTGCTGAGGACGGGCCTGAGCGATCGACGAGGCGCCGTCCACGAGTTCGCCGCGCCTCGGGGCTACATCGAGCTTGGCGTCCCCGTCGCGCTCGTGAAGTGA
- a CDS encoding Hsp70 family protein: MSGPVVGIDLGTTNTVIGVVQDGQAKAISDGSGDRLIPSVVSFHPGGNVLVGKQAKERRLMDAANTIYSVKRLIGRSWESEEVKKARARFPFEMREGPGQAALVVARGETYTLPEISAFVLRKAKAIAEEALGEPVERAVITVPANFNDLQRAATKVAGRVAGLEVLRILNEPTAAALAYGYGKGSTERIAIYDFGGGTFDVTLLDLSGNVFEVLATAGNTFLGGDDVDLALAERMADAFLAKHRLDPRDNPQGFERLRAAAEQLKIDLSGQPRAAVSVEEVAHGPGGRALNLDFSMTRREFEDLAAPLIQQTFDTCREALGIARLEPKDFDQVLLVGGSTRIPLVKQQVEAFFGRQAMEHISPDEVVAIGAAIQASALTGAERRRAEIPRPPLPAARKSQALAQTMQIPSSGRKSEPPPLPKRRTSPGVRPGAQTSPGVLHDSTPGKPKTQPPGRRRDQTQPPMVIQPPEGMPQEGVPHTADGPGATRRRQTTGMGLGGPPPPPRTVGGLGARGRVPTGSGLGPAAEQARRVPTGSGLGPAAEQAQGRRVPTGSGLGPPDLPRKRMPTGDYGTPGPANRQRIPTGQGLGPSVDAARQRIPTGRGLGGEVPAGPTMVSASEEAKAAIRASEKGERISVVDSNWQDNPPPLPLVGVTDHEHDDLTVPATEAIGSEAARKLAEQALSSSPKASSAPETAPAPVRPSAPDTAPAPVPQSNDELRAKYGNLPLIMPGASPAKPIDKPTLESSQMPDLGDLADAALEDALELPVEPRAPKPGLGGTLMLSPEAAEQARPPFESAESRTAMELRQYAAPTSTDEVTLVRQAPTPPNAAGFEFEDALPVPDVPGALPPLAPKDPLSETVRREVPPGLGQTQALESPRRAPPPLGRTAQLDQPINLAETTKAAQSPFHQPEAPPARPPLATTMGIGAPSDPVIRDMPAPPHPSVLGAPAPRAASPSSPLLVDVTPLSLTVETVSGYCDRVIQRNTPVPCEETRQFVTARDNQTAVRLRVSQGESSRFEDNTLLGELELLGLRPAPRGQVSIAVTFALDTNGMLNVSARDTQTGQATSAVIRLVGLPDQDIQALQARQQAHPM; this comes from the coding sequence GTGAGTGGACCTGTCGTAGGCATCGATCTTGGAACCACGAACACCGTGATCGGTGTGGTCCAAGATGGCCAGGCCAAAGCCATCTCCGATGGCAGCGGGGACCGGCTGATCCCGTCAGTGGTGTCGTTTCATCCCGGCGGAAACGTGCTCGTGGGCAAGCAGGCGAAAGAGCGCCGGCTCATGGACGCGGCCAACACCATCTACTCGGTGAAGCGCCTGATCGGCCGCTCTTGGGAGAGCGAAGAGGTCAAGAAGGCACGCGCCCGTTTCCCCTTCGAGATGCGCGAGGGCCCGGGTCAGGCTGCACTCGTAGTAGCGCGCGGCGAGACCTACACGCTGCCCGAAATCAGCGCCTTCGTGCTGCGCAAAGCCAAGGCGATCGCAGAAGAGGCCCTCGGCGAGCCGGTCGAACGCGCCGTGATCACCGTGCCTGCGAACTTCAACGACTTGCAGCGTGCTGCGACCAAGGTTGCGGGGCGCGTTGCTGGCCTCGAGGTGCTGCGCATCCTGAACGAGCCGACTGCCGCCGCGCTCGCCTACGGATACGGTAAGGGCAGCACCGAGCGCATCGCCATCTACGACTTCGGCGGAGGCACGTTCGACGTCACCCTGCTCGATCTGTCCGGCAACGTGTTCGAGGTGTTGGCGACCGCTGGCAACACATTCCTTGGCGGAGACGACGTCGATCTGGCCCTGGCGGAGCGCATGGCCGATGCATTCCTCGCCAAGCACCGCCTGGATCCTCGAGACAATCCCCAAGGCTTCGAGCGCCTGCGGGCGGCCGCGGAGCAGCTAAAGATCGACCTCTCGGGGCAGCCTCGCGCGGCGGTCAGCGTCGAAGAGGTGGCCCACGGTCCCGGCGGGCGCGCGCTGAACCTGGATTTCTCGATGACACGCCGTGAGTTCGAAGATCTCGCGGCGCCGCTGATCCAGCAGACCTTCGACACCTGCCGTGAGGCGCTTGGCATCGCGCGCCTCGAACCCAAGGACTTCGACCAGGTCCTGCTCGTCGGCGGTTCCACGCGGATCCCGCTGGTCAAGCAACAGGTCGAGGCGTTCTTCGGCCGCCAGGCGATGGAACACATCAGCCCGGACGAAGTAGTCGCCATCGGGGCGGCGATCCAGGCCAGCGCTCTGACTGGCGCAGAACGTCGCCGCGCGGAGATACCGCGCCCACCGCTGCCCGCCGCCCGTAAGAGTCAGGCCCTCGCGCAAACGATGCAGATCCCCTCTTCGGGGCGCAAGAGCGAGCCGCCGCCGCTGCCCAAGCGCCGCACCAGCCCCGGCGTCCGTCCCGGGGCACAGACCTCGCCCGGAGTGCTTCACGACAGCACGCCAGGGAAGCCGAAGACGCAGCCCCCCGGCCGGCGGCGCGACCAGACGCAGCCGCCGATGGTGATCCAGCCGCCGGAGGGCATGCCCCAAGAAGGAGTGCCCCACACGGCGGACGGGCCTGGCGCGACCCGCCGCCGTCAGACGACGGGCATGGGCCTCGGTGGACCGCCACCTCCTCCTCGCACCGTGGGTGGGCTGGGTGCCCGAGGGCGCGTGCCAACTGGTTCGGGACTCGGTCCTGCCGCCGAGCAAGCCCGACGCGTGCCGACGGGCTCTGGGCTCGGCCCCGCCGCCGAACAAGCACAGGGGCGCCGGGTGCCCACAGGTTCTGGACTCGGTCCGCCAGATCTACCGCGCAAGCGCATGCCCACCGGGGACTACGGCACTCCGGGTCCGGCAAATCGCCAACGCATCCCAACCGGACAAGGCCTGGGTCCGAGTGTTGATGCCGCACGGCAACGTATCCCAACCGGTCGCGGACTGGGTGGCGAAGTGCCCGCCGGTCCGACCATGGTGTCCGCCTCCGAAGAGGCAAAAGCTGCGATCCGCGCATCCGAGAAGGGTGAGCGCATCTCCGTGGTGGACAGCAACTGGCAAGACAATCCGCCGCCGCTGCCCTTGGTCGGTGTCACGGACCACGAGCATGACGATCTGACGGTCCCGGCAACCGAGGCCATCGGCTCCGAGGCTGCACGCAAGTTGGCTGAACAGGCCCTCTCCTCCTCGCCCAAGGCGTCGTCGGCACCAGAGACTGCACCCGCTCCGGTACGTCCATCAGCGCCGGACACTGCGCCTGCACCGGTCCCGCAATCAAACGACGAGCTACGGGCGAAGTACGGCAACTTGCCGCTCATCATGCCCGGCGCGAGTCCAGCGAAGCCGATCGACAAGCCGACGCTCGAGTCTTCGCAAATGCCCGACCTCGGCGACCTAGCCGACGCCGCGCTGGAGGATGCCCTCGAGTTGCCCGTCGAACCTAGAGCTCCCAAGCCCGGGCTCGGAGGCACGCTGATGCTGTCTCCGGAAGCGGCGGAGCAGGCACGCCCGCCCTTCGAGAGCGCCGAGAGCCGCACGGCAATGGAGCTGCGTCAGTACGCGGCGCCGACGTCGACCGATGAGGTCACCCTGGTGCGCCAAGCACCGACGCCACCCAACGCGGCCGGCTTCGAGTTCGAAGACGCGCTGCCAGTGCCCGACGTACCTGGTGCTCTGCCGCCGCTCGCGCCAAAGGATCCGTTGAGCGAGACGGTGCGGCGCGAAGTGCCGCCAGGCCTTGGTCAGACCCAGGCGCTCGAGTCCCCGCGCCGCGCGCCGCCCCCCCTCGGGCGCACCGCACAGCTGGACCAACCAATTAACCTCGCGGAAACGACCAAGGCCGCGCAGAGTCCGTTCCATCAACCTGAGGCGCCACCGGCGCGGCCTCCCCTGGCGACCACGATGGGCATCGGCGCGCCCTCGGATCCTGTGATTCGAGACATGCCCGCTCCCCCGCATCCAAGCGTGCTCGGAGCCCCAGCCCCCAGAGCAGCGTCTCCCAGCAGCCCGCTCTTGGTCGACGTCACGCCCCTGAGCCTCACCGTCGAGACGGTGAGCGGCTACTGCGATCGCGTCATTCAACGCAACACACCCGTGCCCTGCGAAGAGACCCGCCAGTTCGTGACGGCCAGGGACAACCAGACCGCCGTGCGCCTGCGGGTGAGCCAGGGCGAGTCGTCGCGCTTCGAGGACAACACGCTGCTAGGCGAACTCGAGCTGCTGGGCCTACGGCCCGCACCTCGAGGCCAGGTGTCGATCGCCGTCACCTTCGCGCTGGACACCAACGGCATGCTCAACGTTTCCGCGCGGGATACTCAAACCGGGCAAGCGACGAGCGCCGTGATCCGCTTGGTGGGGCTACCCGACCAAGACATCCAGGCCCTGCAGGCGCGCCAGCAAGCGCACCCGATGTGA
- the deoC gene encoding deoxyribose-phosphate aldolase codes for MQVTKHEQEGRGRLPQMMPSPAVDRVAVEARAAALAKRSIKKQAKRQGLELSISMMDLTTLEGSDTPGKVQALCRKALLPDATRPNLGPVAAVCVYPQLVAVAKRALGDSGVNVASVATAFPSGLSALDVRLEDTKRAIGDGADEIDMVIDRGAFLRGEFNKVSDEIAAVKQVCGEVHLKVILETGELGSYDNVRHASDLALAAGTDFIKTSTGKIEPAATPPVTLVMLEAIRDFYYQTGRRAGMKPAGGIRTAKQALHYLVLVKETLGDDWLTPDLFRLGASSLLNDVLMQLSKLESGAYEAAEYFSKD; via the coding sequence ATGCAAGTCACCAAGCACGAGCAGGAAGGGCGCGGGCGCTTGCCCCAAATGATGCCGTCGCCAGCGGTCGATCGCGTGGCGGTCGAAGCGCGCGCAGCGGCCCTTGCCAAGCGCAGCATCAAAAAGCAGGCGAAGCGCCAGGGCCTGGAGCTCAGCATTTCCATGATGGATCTGACGACGCTCGAGGGGTCGGACACCCCAGGCAAGGTTCAAGCCCTTTGCCGCAAGGCATTGTTGCCAGACGCCACTCGCCCGAATCTTGGCCCCGTAGCCGCGGTGTGTGTGTACCCACAGCTGGTCGCTGTCGCCAAGCGCGCGCTGGGCGATTCTGGGGTCAATGTCGCGAGTGTTGCGACTGCATTTCCGAGCGGATTGTCTGCGCTCGACGTGCGACTCGAAGACACCAAGCGCGCCATCGGTGATGGTGCGGACGAGATCGACATGGTGATCGATCGCGGCGCCTTTCTGCGCGGAGAGTTCAACAAGGTCTCCGACGAGATCGCCGCGGTAAAGCAGGTCTGCGGCGAAGTGCACCTCAAGGTGATTCTGGAGACCGGCGAGCTCGGCTCCTACGACAATGTGCGCCACGCCAGCGATCTCGCGCTCGCCGCCGGCACGGACTTCATCAAGACTTCGACGGGCAAAATCGAGCCCGCAGCGACACCCCCGGTCACGCTGGTGATGCTGGAGGCGATCCGCGACTTCTACTACCAAACCGGGCGTCGCGCGGGCATGAAGCCTGCCGGTGGTATCCGTACGGCAAAGCAGGCGCTGCACTACTTGGTGCTGGTCAAGGAAACGTTGGGCGATGACTGGCTCACCCCGGATCTGTTCCGCCTGGGCGCAAGCTCGCTATTGAACGACGTCCTGATGCAACTATCCAAACTGGAATCCGGCGCCTACGAGGCCGCCGAGTACTTCTCCAAGGACTGA
- a CDS encoding aldehyde dehydrogenase family protein yields the protein MYVGGAFVRSESGRYLVTQDGSENFCRASRKDVRDAVKAALGAGSGWRKRTAMNRGQILYRLAEVMESRRGELEQSLTRAAAGQNGSTPGGSEAAQEVDAAIDRVVCYAGWADKFQSLLSSSNPVAGPHFGFSVPEPVGVVGILAPERPSLLGLIGAVCPVVVSGNTCVVAASDRDPRTAVAVAECLATSDFPGGVINILTGTRDELAEPLVRHKGVRAVDLWNVDGEQAKKLEEFAADNVKRVQRRVFEELDWYDTRTEGPSFIESFVEIKTVWHPMGA from the coding sequence ATGTACGTCGGCGGCGCTTTCGTGCGCAGCGAATCGGGGCGGTATCTGGTGACACAAGACGGCTCAGAGAACTTCTGTCGTGCCTCCCGCAAGGACGTGCGCGACGCGGTCAAGGCAGCGCTTGGTGCTGGCTCCGGCTGGCGCAAGCGCACGGCGATGAACCGCGGTCAGATCCTGTATCGCCTCGCGGAAGTGATGGAGTCACGTCGTGGCGAGCTCGAGCAGAGCCTGACGCGGGCTGCGGCGGGTCAAAACGGGAGCACTCCGGGCGGCTCCGAGGCTGCCCAGGAGGTCGACGCGGCGATCGATCGTGTGGTCTGCTATGCCGGCTGGGCAGACAAGTTTCAGTCTCTCCTCAGCTCGAGCAACCCCGTTGCCGGGCCGCACTTTGGTTTCTCCGTGCCGGAGCCCGTCGGTGTCGTCGGCATCCTCGCGCCAGAGCGCCCAAGCCTGCTTGGGCTGATTGGCGCGGTGTGTCCGGTAGTCGTCAGTGGCAACACCTGTGTCGTTGCAGCGAGCGATCGCGACCCGCGCACGGCGGTTGCCGTCGCTGAGTGCCTCGCCACGAGTGACTTCCCAGGTGGCGTGATCAATATCCTCACGGGAACGCGAGACGAGCTGGCGGAGCCGCTCGTGCGCCACAAGGGCGTGCGCGCGGTGGACTTGTGGAACGTCGACGGCGAGCAAGCCAAGAAGCTCGAGGAGTTCGCGGCAGACAACGTCAAGCGCGTGCAGCGTCGCGTCTTCGAAGAACTCGATTGGTACGACACACGCACCGAGGGCCCGAGCTTCATCGAGAGCTTCGTGGAGATCAAAACGGTGTGGCACCCGATGGGCGCCTGA
- a CDS encoding DnaJ domain-containing protein — MDSPDEDEFIERLEAWGDVLDESTYYELLGVLDIADERSIKQAFHEFALSFHPDSHLDGDPKRLDLVRRVFKRGAEAYRVLMDPGLRSKYDLALAQGHLRLEAGEIPRTAPTGDSGIKTLEDICKTPSARLCASRADEYLNAGDMDSAKRELKLALYHDGNNNPDLEERIDAIDLAMFAMGD; from the coding sequence ATGGATTCCCCCGACGAAGATGAGTTCATAGAACGCTTGGAGGCGTGGGGCGATGTGCTCGACGAGTCCACCTACTACGAGCTCCTGGGAGTGCTCGACATCGCTGACGAGCGCTCCATCAAGCAAGCTTTTCATGAGTTCGCTTTGAGTTTCCATCCGGATAGTCATCTGGACGGCGACCCAAAGCGCTTGGACCTCGTGCGGCGCGTATTCAAGCGCGGCGCGGAAGCCTACCGTGTGCTGATGGATCCTGGCCTGCGCTCCAAATACGATCTGGCGCTAGCCCAGGGCCACCTACGCCTGGAGGCGGGTGAAATCCCTCGCACGGCACCCACCGGCGACAGCGGCATCAAGACACTGGAAGACATCTGCAAGACGCCTTCCGCCCGCCTCTGCGCCAGCCGGGCTGACGAGTACCTGAACGCGGGCGACATGGACTCAGCCAAGCGCGAGTTGAAGCTCGCGCTGTATCACGACGGAAACAACAATCCCGACCTCGAAGAGCGAATCGACGCCATCGACCTGGCGATGTTCGCAATGGGCGACTAG